The proteins below come from a single Natranaerofaba carboxydovora genomic window:
- the cdaA gene encoding diadenylate cyclase CdaA has product MNELVQEFFAQFSWRDLIDLLIVAFLFYKIVMIIRGTRAVQLLKGLLVLVVAMVVSDWLGFRAINWLLTQLITVGVIAIPIVFQPELRRALEKLGRGQFFTDTFSITSSKEKHGEVITEIVKTCSVLKKRGLGGLIVIERKTGLRDFVETGIMIDGKISAEFLINIFMPRSPLHDGAVVIKDDVVRAAGCYLPLTEKEGLSKDLGTRHRAAIGITEHSDAISIVVSEENGKISISVNGKIIRDIKEQDLEKKLKELWEPGESSFVNLWHWKFGNG; this is encoded by the coding sequence ATGAATGAGTTAGTCCAGGAGTTTTTTGCTCAATTTTCCTGGAGGGATTTAATTGATCTTTTAATCGTTGCTTTTTTGTTTTACAAAATTGTCATGATAATTCGTGGTACAAGAGCAGTTCAACTACTTAAGGGTCTTTTGGTTTTGGTGGTTGCTATGGTTGTCAGTGACTGGTTAGGCTTTAGGGCTATTAATTGGCTTTTGACCCAGCTAATAACAGTTGGTGTAATTGCTATCCCCATTGTATTTCAGCCTGAACTGCGCCGTGCATTAGAAAAACTAGGGAGAGGCCAATTTTTTACTGATACTTTTTCAATTACGTCTTCTAAAGAAAAGCATGGAGAAGTAATAACAGAAATAGTTAAAACATGCAGTGTATTAAAGAAAAGGGGGCTTGGTGGTTTAATTGTAATTGAAAGAAAAACAGGTTTAAGAGACTTTGTGGAAACGGGAATAATGATAGATGGTAAAATAAGTGCAGAGTTTTTAATTAATATATTTATGCCAAGAAGCCCACTTCACGACGGGGCGGTAGTAATTAAAGATGATGTAGTTAGAGCTGCTGGTTGTTATCTTCCTTTAACAGAAAAAGAAGGTCTAAGCAAGGACCTTGGAACCAGGCACCGGGCTGCGATAGGAATAACAGAACACTCAGATGCAATAAGTATTGTAGTAAGCGAAGAAAATGGGAAGATCTCTATTTCGGTAAATGGTAAAATTATACGGGATATTAAGGAACAAGACCTTGAGAAAAAATTAAAAGAACTTTGGGAACCAGGTGAGAGTTCCTTTGTAAATCTTTGGCATTGGAAGTTTGGGAATGGATGA
- the glmM gene encoding phosphoglucosamine mutase, translated as MTELFGTDGVRGVANSDLTPELCFKIGRAGAWFLRKNYNIDKILIGRDTRVSGPMLEGAIVAGITSVGVDVIRLGVVTTPAVALLTREEEDACGVMISASHNPVPDNGIKFFNNEGIKLTEQEEKEIESLVKADEDTLPRPTGEEVGNVSYLEEAGWKYINHVLERLKPLDLSGLKIVLDCGYGASYEIAPLIFEKLGAMVIAINSEPNGEKINVDCGSTHPDKAGDIVIDHNADVGFSFDGDGDRVIALDKQGKVLDGDKILAVLAMYLNSKKELPESTFVATVMSNLGLELAMEKEGINVEKTKVGDRSVLYHMKKNGYILGGEQSGHIINLRENVTGDGVITALNLMKAVKDQGKELGELASVVKPLPQVLVNVNVDDKEGLWTDSEIDEQKRKAEKELGDTGRVLIRPSGTEPKIRVMVEGQDEEFLHKIANELVGVIKKKLNKK; from the coding sequence TTGACGGAACTGTTTGGTACTGATGGAGTTAGAGGAGTTGCAAATAGTGATCTGACTCCAGAACTTTGCTTTAAGATAGGAAGAGCAGGAGCATGGTTTTTAAGAAAAAACTATAATATTGATAAAATTCTTATAGGTAGAGATACCCGGGTATCTGGTCCAATGCTTGAAGGAGCAATAGTAGCAGGTATAACATCTGTGGGTGTGGATGTAATACGTTTAGGGGTAGTTACCACACCTGCAGTTGCTTTACTTACTCGCGAAGAGGAAGATGCGTGTGGGGTTATGATATCGGCTTCACACAATCCTGTCCCAGACAACGGGATAAAGTTTTTTAACAATGAGGGTATCAAGCTGACAGAGCAAGAAGAAAAAGAAATAGAATCTTTAGTTAAAGCAGATGAAGATACTCTTCCAAGACCTACTGGAGAAGAAGTTGGTAATGTTAGCTACTTAGAAGAAGCGGGATGGAAATATATCAACCATGTTTTAGAAAGGTTAAAGCCATTAGATTTGTCGGGATTAAAGATAGTATTAGACTGTGGGTATGGGGCTTCTTATGAAATAGCTCCTCTAATATTTGAAAAGCTAGGTGCCATGGTTATAGCTATTAATAGTGAGCCAAATGGAGAAAAAATCAATGTAGACTGTGGTTCAACCCATCCAGATAAAGCAGGTGATATAGTGATTGATCATAATGCGGATGTAGGATTTTCCTTTGACGGGGATGGGGATAGAGTGATAGCTTTGGATAAGCAGGGCAAAGTCCTTGATGGTGACAAAATATTGGCAGTACTCGCAATGTATTTGAATTCTAAAAAAGAACTTCCTGAAAGCACCTTTGTTGCTACAGTAATGAGTAATTTGGGGCTTGAACTTGCCATGGAAAAAGAAGGGATTAATGTTGAGAAGACAAAAGTAGGTGATAGGTCAGTACTATATCATATGAAGAAGAATGGTTATATACTGGGTGGAGAGCAGTCTGGACATATAATCAATCTTAGAGAAAATGTTACAGGTGATGGAGTTATTACAGCACTTAATTTGATGAAAGCTGTAAAAGATCAAGGTAAAGAACTAGGAGAGCTTGCTAGTGTGGTAAAACCTCTACCCCAGGTCCTTGTAAATGTTAATGTTGATGATAAGGAAGGACTTTGGACAGATTCAGAAATTGATGAACAAAAAAGAAAAGCTGAAAAAGAACTAGGGGATACAGGAAGAGTATTAATTAGGCCATCTGGTACAGAACCAAAAATTAGGGTTATGGTAGAGGGTCAAGATGAAGAGTTTTTGCATAAGATAGCTAATGAACTGGTTGGTGTTATAAAGAAAAAATTAAACAAAAAATGA
- the glmS gene encoding glutamine--fructose-6-phosphate transaminase (isomerizing) produces MCGIVGYIGKEDALDVLINGLEKLEYRGYDSAGVSFIDDGEIKITKTKGRIDDLKKQINGYKNGASIGLGHTRWATHGKPSDENSHPHCDCSGKISLVHNGIIENYKVLKQMLKEKGHNFISETDTEVISHLIEEYHEGDLIEAVKKAGKELKGSFALAVMEENGEDKIICLRKDSPLVIGVGDGENIIASDIPAILNHTDEVLILEDGDLAVVDDKEVTVYDIEGQKLEKQTYKVDWDAEEAEKGGYEHFMLKEIHEQPQALKNTLRGRFDDNRNLVELDELSLTKEEINSFDKIYMVACGTAYHAGLVGKAVFENMVKCPVEVDIASEYRYREPLITDNTLVIVISQSGETADTLAALRESKKWGAKVIAITNVVGSTVSREADEVMYTWAGPEIAVASTKAYLTQLLALNLLGIYFARIRNSAPEKRLNQLSLDLSRMPELLEKVYEQEDDLKEMAGKIAKWESTFFIGRALDWAVCEEGALKLKEISYIQAEAYAAGELKHGTLALITEGVPVITLVTQPHVYEKTISNLQEVKARGANGFALAFEDDETIHQEADNVMTIPRVDTLLTPILSVVPLQLISYYAATARGSDVDKPRNLAKSVTVE; encoded by the coding sequence ATGTGTGGAATAGTTGGATATATAGGGAAAGAGGACGCTTTGGATGTATTAATTAATGGACTCGAAAAACTTGAGTATAGAGGATATGATTCTGCTGGAGTTTCATTTATAGATGATGGAGAAATAAAAATTACAAAAACAAAAGGAAGAATTGATGATCTAAAAAAACAAATAAATGGCTACAAAAATGGTGCTAGTATTGGTCTTGGCCATACCCGTTGGGCAACTCACGGAAAGCCTTCGGATGAAAATAGTCACCCTCATTGTGATTGCTCAGGTAAAATATCTTTGGTGCACAATGGAATTATCGAAAATTATAAAGTGTTAAAACAAATGTTAAAAGAAAAAGGTCATAATTTTATTTCTGAAACGGATACAGAAGTAATAAGCCACCTTATAGAAGAATATCATGAGGGTGATCTAATTGAGGCAGTAAAAAAAGCTGGCAAAGAATTAAAAGGGTCATTTGCCCTTGCAGTTATGGAAGAAAACGGGGAAGACAAAATAATTTGTCTAAGGAAAGATAGCCCACTCGTTATAGGAGTTGGTGATGGAGAAAACATTATAGCATCTGATATACCCGCTATACTAAATCATACAGATGAAGTATTAATCTTAGAAGATGGGGATCTAGCGGTAGTCGATGATAAAGAGGTGACAGTTTATGATATTGAGGGACAAAAATTAGAAAAACAAACTTATAAAGTCGATTGGGATGCAGAGGAAGCCGAAAAAGGCGGCTATGAACACTTTATGCTTAAGGAAATACATGAGCAACCGCAAGCTCTTAAAAACACCCTCAGAGGAAGATTTGATGATAACAGAAACTTAGTAGAACTTGATGAATTATCATTAACTAAAGAAGAGATAAATAGCTTTGATAAAATATATATGGTAGCCTGCGGCACAGCGTATCATGCAGGGTTAGTAGGAAAAGCTGTTTTTGAAAACATGGTAAAATGCCCGGTGGAAGTGGATATAGCTTCTGAATACAGGTATAGAGAACCACTTATTACTGATAATACTCTGGTAATAGTGATAAGCCAATCAGGGGAAACAGCAGATACCCTGGCAGCTTTAAGAGAATCAAAAAAATGGGGAGCTAAAGTAATTGCAATAACTAATGTAGTAGGAAGTACTGTATCTAGAGAAGCAGATGAAGTTATGTACACTTGGGCAGGACCAGAGATAGCTGTTGCATCCACGAAAGCCTACTTAACGCAGTTATTAGCACTAAACTTGCTTGGGATATATTTTGCCCGCATAAGAAACAGTGCACCTGAAAAAAGATTAAATCAATTGTCGTTAGACCTAAGCAGGATGCCAGAACTACTTGAAAAGGTTTATGAACAAGAAGATGACTTAAAAGAGATGGCGGGAAAAATAGCAAAATGGGAAAGCACCTTCTTTATCGGTAGAGCACTAGATTGGGCTGTGTGTGAAGAAGGAGCACTAAAACTAAAAGAGATATCATATATTCAGGCAGAAGCTTATGCCGCAGGAGAACTAAAACACGGAACACTTGCTCTAATAACAGAAGGGGTGCCAGTCATAACCCTAGTGACGCAACCGCATGTGTATGAAAAAACTATCTCGAATTTACAAGAGGTTAAAGCTAGAGGGGCTAACGGTTTTGCCCTGGCCTTTGAAGATGATGAAACGATTCACCAAGAAGCAGACAATGTAATGACTATACCAAGAGTTGATACGCTTTTAACACCTATTTTAAGTGTTGTACCTTTGCAGTTGATTTCGTATTATGCTGCTACTGCAAGAGGATCAGACGTTGATAAGCCAAGGAATTTGGCAAAAAGCGTAACTGTGGAATAA
- a CDS encoding 4Fe-4S double cluster binding domain-containing protein, producing MGLTERIKELSLQNGVNYFGVADLSKAKQAILSQGGSEIADFPYSISLGISLINHIVDQLPRRSERSAALNYRHHAYDIINQRLDTVASIVSGFIQRQGYTVLPIPASKRIDDERISASFSHKMGASLSGLGWIGKSCLLITPDSGPRVRWVSILTDAPIEPTGELMEEQCGDCSACVDVCPVKAFTGKPFNKEEPREVRYDARKCNKYFEKMKERGKIEACGMCLYVTF from the coding sequence GTGGGTTTAACCGAGCGGATAAAGGAACTGTCACTACAGAATGGTGTTAATTATTTTGGTGTAGCGGATCTATCAAAAGCGAAGCAAGCCATTCTTAGTCAAGGTGGTTCGGAGATTGCGGATTTTCCCTATTCTATTTCTTTAGGTATTTCGCTAATAAATCATATTGTTGACCAGTTACCAAGAAGGTCTGAACGATCTGCAGCACTTAACTACAGGCACCATGCTTATGATATTATTAATCAGCGGTTAGACACGGTTGCATCAATAGTAAGTGGATTCATACAGCGACAGGGATATACTGTACTTCCTATTCCAGCGTCAAAACGAATTGATGACGAAAGAATTAGTGCCTCTTTTTCCCATAAGATGGGAGCAAGTTTATCAGGGCTCGGATGGATAGGTAAAAGCTGCTTATTAATTACCCCTGATAGTGGACCTCGAGTAAGGTGGGTATCAATTTTGACGGATGCTCCAATTGAACCAACAGGAGAACTCATGGAAGAGCAGTGTGGTGATTGTTCTGCTTGTGTAGATGTATGTCCGGTGAAAGCATTTACTGGTAAGCCATTTAATAAAGAAGAGCCTAGAGAAGTAAGATATGACGCTAGAAAGTGTAATAAATATTTTGAAAAAATGAAGGAAAGAGGCAAGATAGAAGCTTGTGGAATGTGTTTATATGTGACTTTTTAG
- a CDS encoding DUF1848 domain-containing protein has product MKKRQIISASRRTDIPALYGKWFMNRIEEGWGIKYNPYNKKAKIISLKPKDVDLIVFWSKNYRPFLECIEDLNKKGYNLFFHYTITGVNRKLETNIPMHKETIETFKIISNKFSPKHIFWRYDPIIFTRYDSFNTYLETFNNICQELEGYTERCYISFANIYGKVFKRLKDNRISLNEANEEIKKKLANQLVEIAEKYNIQLYSCCNEFLINDKIQKASCIDVNLYKEIFDIEADKYKKAPSRKGCGCFESIDIGLYDTCSYQCLYCYANNSKNKIMKNIDLHDPFYPALHKGIDVNAKEMLKDIPKEFNEQLSIFDIIQ; this is encoded by the coding sequence ATGAAAAAAAGACAAATAATTTCTGCTAGTCGCAGGACAGATATACCTGCTTTATATGGTAAATGGTTTATGAATAGAATAGAAGAAGGCTGGGGAATAAAATACAATCCATATAACAAAAAAGCAAAAATAATATCTTTAAAGCCAAAAGATGTGGACCTAATAGTTTTTTGGTCTAAAAATTATCGCCCATTTTTAGAATGTATAGAAGACTTGAATAAGAAAGGCTACAATTTATTTTTTCATTACACAATTACGGGAGTTAATAGAAAGCTTGAAACGAATATACCTATGCACAAAGAAACTATAGAAACATTTAAAATAATTTCAAATAAGTTTTCTCCGAAACATATATTTTGGCGTTATGATCCCATCATATTTACGCGTTATGATAGTTTTAATACATATTTAGAAACTTTCAATAACATATGTCAAGAATTAGAAGGTTATACGGAAAGGTGTTATATTAGTTTTGCAAATATTTATGGTAAGGTTTTTAAGAGATTAAAAGATAATAGAATTAGCTTGAATGAAGCAAATGAAGAGATAAAAAAGAAATTAGCTAATCAATTAGTTGAAATTGCAGAAAAATATAATATTCAATTATACAGCTGTTGCAATGAATTTTTAATAAATGACAAAATTCAAAAAGCAAGTTGTATAGATGTTAATTTATACAAAGAAATATTTGACATTGAAGCGGATAAATATAAAAAGGCCCCAAGTCGAAAGGGCTGTGGTTGTTTTGAAAGCATAGATATAGGTTTATATGATACTTGTTCTTATCAATGTTTGTATTGCTATGCAAATAATAGTAAAAATAAAATCATGAAAAATATAGATCTTCATGATCCATTTTATCCTGCTTTGCATAAAGGTATAGATGTAAATGCAAAAGAAATGTTAAAAGATATACCTAAAGAGTTTAATGAGCAGCTTTCTATATTTGATATAATTCAATAA
- a CDS encoding cation:proton antiporter, producing the protein MIESILIILVAGFIMGKVFEKLNLPGLLGMLLTGILLGPNYYDLISSEILAISDDIRLLALILILLRAGLGLRRETLNKVGVLSLKLGSLPCLLEGFTVLLLAHYLFGLGFVEAGILGFIIAAVSPAVIVPSMLKLKDRGVGNDKGVPVMILAGASIDDVFAITLISIFLGLVGGGTDGSLLSLLAIPREIIGGILFGLLVGFILTKIYQKLDMADTDRMVVLAVGALFAYTASSYLQVAGLLAIMIAGAYLLEKHKLFAEEFSEKLKGVWSFGEIFLFVLIGSIVDVSVAISAGPLGILIITAGVMIRMAGVYISTLGSNLNSKERLFCGIAYSPKATVQAAMGGVPLSMGLPGGELILALAVLSVIYTAPLGALGINFFADKLLSSKSDETAELSSKE; encoded by the coding sequence ATGATCGAAAGTATCTTGATTATACTGGTTGCTGGCTTCATAATGGGAAAGGTTTTTGAAAAGTTAAATCTTCCGGGTTTGTTAGGAATGCTTCTTACGGGTATTTTGTTAGGACCAAATTATTATGATTTGATTTCAAGTGAAATTTTGGCTATCTCTGATGACATTAGGTTGCTTGCATTGATTTTAATCTTGCTTAGAGCAGGTCTTGGATTAAGACGTGAAACTTTAAATAAGGTAGGAGTGCTCTCCCTTAAGTTAGGCTCGCTACCATGTTTATTGGAAGGATTCACTGTACTTTTGTTAGCTCATTATCTGTTTGGGCTTGGGTTTGTCGAAGCGGGTATATTGGGTTTTATCATAGCTGCTGTTAGCCCTGCAGTAATAGTACCCTCAATGCTGAAGTTAAAGGATAGAGGCGTTGGCAACGATAAAGGAGTCCCTGTAATGATTTTGGCAGGAGCTTCTATTGATGATGTATTTGCCATAACTCTAATTTCTATTTTTCTTGGGCTTGTAGGCGGAGGCACTGATGGTTCCTTACTTAGCCTACTAGCTATTCCAAGAGAAATAATAGGTGGTATCTTATTTGGCCTCCTTGTAGGTTTTATCCTTACCAAAATCTATCAAAAATTAGATATGGCCGATACTGATAGAATGGTAGTGCTAGCAGTGGGAGCTCTTTTTGCCTATACTGCAAGCTCTTATCTACAAGTCGCCGGCCTACTTGCCATCATGATAGCTGGGGCTTATCTTTTAGAAAAGCATAAATTGTTTGCAGAAGAGTTTTCCGAGAAGTTAAAGGGAGTATGGTCTTTTGGAGAGATATTCTTATTTGTCTTAATCGGCTCCATTGTAGATGTATCTGTAGCAATTAGTGCTGGACCACTGGGTATTTTGATAATTACAGCAGGAGTAATGATAAGAATGGCAGGGGTCTATATTTCAACTTTAGGCTCAAATTTAAACTCCAAAGAGCGCCTTTTCTGCGGAATTGCATACAGCCCTAAGGCTACTGTTCAAGCTGCAATGGGTGGAGTCCCTTTGTCAATGGGGCTACCCGGAGGAGAACTAATACTAGCACTGGCTGTCTTGTCGGTAATCTATACAGCTCCTTTAGGTGCACTTGGAATAAACTTTTTTGCCGATAAACTTCTTTCAAGTAAAAGTGATGAAACTGCCGAGCTTTCCTCAAAAGAATAA